One stretch of Musicola paradisiaca NCPPB 2511 DNA includes these proteins:
- the nudK gene encoding GDP-mannose pyrophosphatase NudK, with amino-acid sequence MLSPIKIIEKKLLSDHWFVLHKYVFDLKRKTGGTVRQMREVYDRGNGATILLYNRARGTVVLTRQFRMPTYLNGNESGMLLEACAGLLDNQSPEQCIRNEAIEETGYTIGKVEKLFEAYMSPGGVTELIHFFAAEYDDLQRENDGGGIEDEDIEVLEIPFIEAMRMVGDGRIRDGKTIMLLQHARIQGWFE; translated from the coding sequence ATGTTGTCACCTATCAAAATTATTGAAAAGAAGCTGTTATCGGATCACTGGTTTGTTCTTCATAAATATGTATTTGATCTAAAAAGAAAAACGGGTGGAACTGTACGCCAGATGCGTGAAGTTTATGATCGGGGAAATGGTGCGACCATTCTGTTATACAACCGAGCCCGGGGAACAGTGGTGTTGACTCGCCAATTCCGTATGCCGACTTATCTGAATGGTAATGAAAGCGGTATGTTGCTGGAGGCGTGCGCGGGGTTGTTGGATAACCAGAGTCCGGAACAGTGTATTCGCAATGAAGCTATTGAGGAAACCGGCTATACGATCGGTAAAGTGGAAAAGCTGTTTGAGGCCTATATGTCCCCCGGTGGTGTGACGGAGTTGATCCATTTCTTTGCGGCGGAGTATGACGATTTGCAGCGGGAAAATGATGGTGGCGGCATAGAGGACGAGGATATTGAAGTGCTGGAGATACCCTTTATCGAAGCCATGAGGATGGTTGGCGACGGTCGGATTCGCGATGGGAAAACCATTATGCTGTTGCAGCATGCCAGGATACAAGGATGGTTTGAGTAA
- a CDS encoding Nramp family divalent metal transporter, producing the protein MPGSRVVESVSRTSRKLKLSLMGPAFIAAIGYIDPGNFATNIQSGAAYGYQLLWVVVWANLMAMLIQLLSAKLGIATGKNLAEHIRDRFPRPAVWFYWVQAEIIAMATDLAEFIGAAVGFKLLLGISLLEGAILTGIATFLILTLQQRGQKPLEMVIGGLLMFVAAAYIVELIFSSPQLAPLAKGMAIPNLPSSDAVMLAAGVLGATIMPHVIYLHSSLTQQKSSDTHAERYAATKVDVAVAMTIAGFVNLAMMATAAAAFHFSGNASVAELEQAYLTLKPLLGQAAATMFGLSLVVAGLSSTVVGTLAGQVVMQGFVRFSIPLWVRRIVTMLPSFIVIMFGMDPTRVLVLSQVLLSFGIALALIPLLAFTGNRELMGGLVNSRLVQNIGRIIVCVVIALNLYLLVDTLLGR; encoded by the coding sequence CGATCGGTTATATCGATCCCGGTAATTTCGCCACCAATATTCAATCTGGTGCTGCTTATGGCTACCAGTTGCTGTGGGTTGTCGTTTGGGCGAATTTAATGGCTATGCTCATTCAGTTGCTTTCCGCCAAGCTCGGTATCGCTACCGGGAAAAACCTGGCGGAACACATCCGAGATCGTTTTCCTCGCCCTGCAGTCTGGTTTTACTGGGTTCAGGCAGAGATCATCGCCATGGCGACCGATCTGGCGGAGTTTATCGGCGCTGCGGTGGGGTTCAAATTATTGCTGGGTATTTCGCTGCTGGAAGGCGCGATTCTGACCGGTATTGCAACCTTTCTCATCCTCACGCTGCAACAACGCGGCCAGAAGCCTCTCGAGATGGTGATCGGCGGGTTGCTGATGTTTGTCGCGGCGGCGTATATCGTCGAACTGATTTTCTCCAGCCCGCAATTGGCGCCGTTAGCGAAAGGAATGGCGATCCCCAATCTGCCGTCGTCCGATGCTGTAATGCTGGCGGCGGGGGTGTTGGGGGCAACTATTATGCCTCACGTTATCTACCTGCATTCGTCGTTAACACAGCAAAAAAGCAGCGATACGCATGCGGAGCGTTATGCAGCCACTAAAGTCGATGTGGCTGTGGCGATGACAATCGCCGGCTTTGTCAACCTGGCGATGATGGCGACCGCCGCCGCGGCGTTCCATTTTAGCGGTAATGCTTCTGTTGCCGAGCTTGAACAAGCCTATCTGACGTTGAAACCTCTGCTTGGCCAGGCTGCCGCTACTATGTTCGGATTGAGCCTGGTTGTCGCCGGTCTTTCCTCCACCGTGGTAGGAACGTTGGCCGGCCAGGTAGTGATGCAGGGATTTGTCCGGTTCAGCATTCCGTTATGGGTACGTCGCATTGTCACTATGCTGCCTTCATTCATCGTGATTATGTTTGGAATGGATCCGACGCGAGTTCTGGTACTGAGTCAGGTTCTTCTGAGCTTCGGTATTGCGCTGGCGCTAATCCCGTTGTTAGCGTTTACCGGCAATCGTGAACTGATGGGGGGGCTGGTGAACAGCCGTTTGGTGCAGAATATTGGCAGAATCATTGTCTGCGTAGTTATCGCCCTCAATCTTTATCTGTTGGTGGATACTCTGCTGGGAAGGTAG
- the maeB gene encoding NADP-dependent oxaloacetate-decarboxylating malate dehydrogenase codes for MDEQLKQSALDFHQYPVPGKIQVSPTKPLATQRDLALAYSPGVAAPCLEIAEDPLAAYKYTARGNLVAVISNGTAVLGLGNIGALAGKPVMEGKGVLFKKFSGVDVFDIEVDEQDPDKLIDVIAALEPTFGGINLEDIKAPECFYIEQKLRERMKIPVFHDDQHGTAIICTAAVLNGLRVVEKQIGDVRLVVSGAGAASIACLNLLVALGLKRENIVVCDSRGVIYKGREANMAETKAVYAIDDDGRRSLAEVIPDADIFLGCSGPGVLTQEMVKTMAPHPLIMALANPEPEILPPLVKAVRPDAIVCTGRSDYPNQVNNVLCFPFIFRGALDVGATTINEEMKLACVHAIADLALAEQSDVVASAYGDQDLSFGPEYLIPKPFDPRLIIKIAPAVAKAAMDSGVATRPIENLDDYTEKLTQFVYKTNLFMKPVFSQARTEPKRVVLAEGEDPRVLHATQELVSLGLAFPVLIGRPSVIEKRIQKLGLQISIGKDFEVVNNESDPRFKAYWTEYFEIMKRRGVSQEQAQREMRANLTLIGAIMVHRGEADALICGTVGNYEEHFGVVEKVFGYRDGVQVAGAMNALLLPSGNTFIADTYVNADPTPEQLAEIVLMAAHTVRRFGIEPKVALLSHSSFGTSDSPSAQKMRATLTLVNQSAPELQIDGEMHGDAALVEAIRREQMPDSPLKGAANILIMPNMESARISYNLLRVSSAEGVTVGPVLMGIAKPVHILTPIASVRRIVNMVALAVVEAQTEPL; via the coding sequence ATGGATGAACAACTGAAACAAAGCGCGCTGGATTTTCATCAATATCCGGTGCCGGGAAAGATCCAGGTATCTCCAACCAAACCGCTGGCAACGCAGCGTGATCTCGCGCTGGCATATTCTCCAGGCGTAGCGGCGCCTTGTTTGGAAATCGCCGAGGATCCGCTGGCGGCGTATAAATATACCGCCCGGGGAAATCTGGTAGCGGTCATTTCCAACGGTACGGCGGTACTTGGGCTGGGGAATATCGGCGCGCTGGCCGGTAAACCGGTAATGGAAGGCAAAGGCGTACTGTTCAAGAAATTTTCCGGCGTCGATGTATTCGACATTGAGGTTGATGAGCAGGATCCGGACAAGCTGATTGATGTGATCGCCGCGCTGGAGCCGACTTTCGGTGGGATCAATCTGGAGGATATCAAGGCGCCGGAGTGCTTTTATATCGAACAGAAATTGCGTGAACGCATGAAAATTCCGGTGTTCCACGATGACCAGCACGGTACCGCCATTATTTGTACCGCTGCGGTGTTGAATGGTTTGCGCGTGGTGGAAAAACAGATTGGCGATGTGCGCCTGGTGGTGTCTGGTGCTGGTGCGGCGTCGATCGCCTGTCTGAATTTGTTGGTGGCTTTGGGCCTGAAACGGGAAAACATCGTGGTGTGCGATTCCCGCGGCGTCATTTATAAAGGCCGTGAGGCCAATATGGCGGAAACCAAGGCGGTCTACGCCATTGACGATGATGGTCGTCGCTCGCTGGCGGAAGTGATTCCTGACGCGGATATTTTTCTGGGCTGTTCCGGGCCGGGCGTACTGACTCAGGAGATGGTGAAAACCATGGCGCCGCATCCGCTGATTATGGCGCTAGCCAACCCGGAGCCTGAAATTCTGCCGCCATTGGTGAAAGCGGTGCGTCCGGATGCGATTGTGTGCACCGGTCGTTCCGATTATCCGAATCAGGTCAACAACGTATTGTGTTTCCCCTTCATTTTCCGCGGCGCGCTGGATGTGGGCGCCACCACCATCAACGAAGAGATGAAACTGGCTTGCGTGCACGCCATTGCCGATTTGGCGCTAGCGGAACAAAGCGACGTCGTGGCATCCGCCTATGGCGATCAGGATCTCTCTTTCGGGCCGGAGTATCTGATCCCTAAACCGTTTGATCCTCGGTTGATCATCAAGATTGCGCCTGCGGTGGCCAAAGCGGCGATGGATTCTGGCGTTGCGACGCGCCCAATCGAAAATTTAGATGATTACACCGAGAAGCTGACGCAGTTTGTTTATAAAACCAATCTGTTCATGAAGCCGGTTTTCTCCCAGGCACGTACCGAGCCGAAACGTGTGGTGCTGGCGGAAGGGGAAGATCCGCGCGTGCTGCATGCCACACAGGAGTTGGTATCGCTGGGGCTGGCATTCCCGGTGTTGATTGGCCGGCCGAGCGTGATTGAGAAGCGCATTCAAAAATTGGGATTGCAGATCAGCATCGGTAAAGATTTCGAGGTGGTTAATAACGAATCGGATCCGCGTTTTAAAGCCTACTGGACGGAATATTTCGAGATCATGAAACGTCGCGGCGTATCTCAGGAACAGGCGCAGCGCGAAATGCGCGCCAATCTGACGTTGATAGGCGCAATCATGGTTCACCGCGGTGAGGCGGATGCGCTGATTTGCGGCACTGTCGGCAACTATGAAGAACATTTCGGCGTGGTGGAAAAAGTCTTCGGTTATCGTGATGGTGTGCAGGTCGCCGGCGCTATGAACGCGCTGTTGTTGCCAAGCGGTAATACCTTTATTGCCGATACTTACGTCAATGCGGATCCGACGCCGGAGCAACTGGCCGAGATCGTGCTGATGGCGGCGCATACCGTGCGTCGTTTTGGTATTGAACCGAAAGTGGCGCTGTTGTCCCACTCCAGTTTTGGTACGTCAGACTCGCCGAGCGCACAAAAAATGCGCGCCACGCTGACGCTGGTGAACCAGTCGGCGCCGGAATTACAAATAGACGGCGAAATGCATGGCGATGCCGCGCTGGTGGAAGCGATTCGTCGCGAACAGATGCCGGATAGCCCGCTGAAAGGCGCCGCCAATATTCTGATTATGCCGAACATGGAATCGGCGCGTATCAGCTACAACCTGTTGCGCGTATCCTCTGCTGAAGGCGTCACTGTCGGGCCGGTACTGATGGGAATTGCCAAGCCGGTTCATATCCTGACGCCGATTGCCTCGGTACGGCGTATTGTCAACATGGTGGCGCTGGCGGTGGTCGAGGCGCAGACCGAACCGCTGTAA